The DNA window TGAAAGTCTGAAATTTTACCTAAAATGTCCTAAGACATAGTACATAggttgtttgtaaaactctttgGCTGTGGCATTCACAATAATCGGAGAATCAACAAAATTATTAACCCAGTTCGGTCCACCCCCAAGGTCCAAAGCTAAGTTCCAGTCCACCCATCCAACACTCCAGTGAAGCAGATCCTATTAAGATATAAATGTGTGAAAACAAATCCTAAAAagcattaatacagtaataacaaTTTCTGAGACATTAAATTTTCCATTACGATTTAGAGGCATTTTCAAACACAATTACAATAGTACTATAAAGGGTTAATCATATCTTATACTGTGTATTATCTCTATTGTGAAAATAGAGATTAGAACATTCACAAGTCGTAGATGCTAATTGTAACAAATCCAGAGCTTTGTTCATTACACTCTACTGGTGAGCCACTTAAGTTTCTTTATGATATTAGTTACCAATGGATTCTCTCTTACTgcttgtaacaaaaataaaccgAGAGACTGTTTACATGAACTGGAGGATCTGTTATActgttaaacttttatatttatatcctgttacaTGCACACAAAAAAAACTTCCCTGCAAGGGTTGAACAGCTCTAAGTTACCCTTTACGTATTCTATTAATTTCCATTACTACcctgttttattgtaatatatttagaGAATAGTTAGTCTGTttgaatagaataataaaaactagagaagcaaataaaaacatattcaaacAGGGAAAAGTTCAGTTTATTATACTAAATTATGAAAACAAGTTCTATATCATACTGTAACCTTAACCAAGTTGTATCATACATATCAGTACATCTAATACAATTAATACATTCAGATGTTTTACAGTTTCAATTGGATATAAATAATGGtcatgtaacaaaatatcatacacACAATCATAGattttacaacaaattttaatatctttaggCATTATCTGGAtcatatattcaaatataatctTTACAAGGTATGAAGTAATAGTTTGTTCTCAGTCAAAAATTAACACTTAccaatattgaaaattatttctgatagatacttagaCATCTCAACCTTCATTTGTTTTCCAGGCATCAGTGAACTTTTTTGAAGCATACCAGTTTTTGTACCTCTATCTTTTACATCACTGCAGTAACATGTGCTGATTATGTGACCACCACCAACTACCAATCCCATTGTGCTCTCTATACTAGCACTTGGTTACTCAACCTTTGCAGTACATTACTCACTTTCTTGAACTGACACATAGAAACCCAAAAATATTGGCAAATCAGTGGGAAGAAACAGTTGAAAGTGGGTGAGTGAAAATAAGTACTCATCCAAAATACATTTCGAATATTGagaaatgttaacttctgaaacgGTACTACTTCTTCTACCCTGTagttagaatcccacattgaaaagGTGAAGAGGCCAGTGGAGAGTGACTGCTATAACAAAAAACAGGTGTGCCACGATTAAACTGTGAAGCACAACCGTGTGGTATACCACTACCACTGGAAAAGGCATGCTTTCACCCTGTAAAGAAAACAAGACACACATGGTGGAAACAAATATAATGCATGGTAGCATCTTGCAGAAGTTAGTAGAATCAACAAGTGACAGTCCACCTGGGCAAAAAATATCCAGGGTAAGCACcttggattgttattaagatagTCAAGTGAGGTACACCCAAGCAAAAACATCTGAGGGAAGCTCCTAGGTATACAATGGATCATGCCAAGTGCAGTCCATATGGACAGGAAACATCCAGTGGCTATGAAACTGTTTTATTCTACAGAACCCACTCATGAGGAAATCTCCATGGCCCATCATTCCATTGACTGGGAACTGGAAGTGGCAAAGAATTCTGTGTTCTAATAGAAGAATGAAGGGTGAGAAGTTGCAATGGGGACTCCAGATGAACTACCTACTAGAGACAGTGCAACAAATGACAGCATTTGGAGAAGCAAAAAGACCTGTACTGTAAGAATCATGGGTTAGCAGGGATGAGCAAAAGTTAGTTCTTTACTCCTGAAGTCCATTAGTGACAGTCTTtaggatatatatgtatatgtaggtagatattgataaaaaaaatgatatacagaCATCTGGAAAAGCATCTGGTGGTCTTACAGAAACATCTCCTTTCCACAGTAAGTATTGGAGAAGTATACAGATATAGTGCTAAAATACAAGATCCAGCATACCTAACCAGTTAGGATCCTGAATTATGATGTATAAGGAATGAAAAAGAAGAAAGGGTGACTTGCCCCCAGTTGCAGGCAAACAGACATGTGTAGAACCACCACAGGAGGAAGACAATATCTGCTCAAAGAAGATACAACAAAGTTATGCAGAAAAAGAGTCATGAAAGATTTGTGTTCACATACCAGCCTGATTGATCCCCTCTAAACAACAGTGGAGTTGAGCAGATAAAGACAGAATTAGAGGACTAATTAGGTGTAAAGAACAGTATGAACAGGTCAGAGACACCTGATGAACCCAACCTATAATGTAATAGAAGAAAGGTAAGGAGAAACAGGAATGCCAAGGAATAATGAGACAAGAGCAAGAATAATAAAAGGAGACAGGACAAGACAAACAACAGAGCAGAGAATGAACTGGAGATGGGAAAAGGACTAAACGAACTACACAGGTAGATGTAGTCCAGGGAAGGAATACCAAGTACAGATAATGAAAAGCATACGAGAAACTGTAAAGGatgtaataaaaactgaaacgaCAAAGACTGAATCCAAAAAAGGTTAGAAATGAGGTTAAGAGAAACCAGAAACTAAATGCAATTGGTTCAAAGGGAGAACCGGACAGGATAAGATGAACAATATGAAGATACCAATCTGGAGGAACAAAGGAAATGTGTCAGATtgaccaaattaaagaaaaaaaaaggctggAGAAAAGAATTTTCTGTGTGAAAGAGAAAGGAGGGCAGCTCTATAACAAGTTGAAACAGACAGACCTCAAACAAACCAGATGAAGTGATGAGACATGTGAGGAACAGAAATACAGAATGAATGAAAGCCCTCAGAAAAAGACCAAAGAATGATGCAAGACTTATGCATTGATATACAGAGGAAGGGTAAAAGGTCTAGGCAATGAAATATGTGACATGAGGGGTGAGTTCTTGAGCTGAGACACAGGACTGGACAAAAAGACAGAAATATAGCACGGTGATGTCTGAATGAAAGATGAATAATTACAGCAGACAAAGAAAGCTGTAGTATCTGTTGAAACATGAAAGGCCACAGTAGTGGAAACTATGTTGGAGATGGACAATACAAAGCAACCAGCAGAACACAAGAAAGAGGGGTCTAGATAAGAGAAAAGACCAAGAAAAGGAATAGTCTGAAGGAGGGCAGGCAAGTGACAGGATAAAAGTCACAGTGAAAGAAGGACTGTGAAAACATCTGTATGAATAAATTTCAGATCAGAGATGATTGAAGAGCAGACAGGACAGAGAAATGGATGTGTTGTGTTGCTCCAATAAGGGCCAGAGCAGAGGGAACCACACCTGAGTGGCAAATACAGAAGAACTAGCAGCACACAGCTAAATTGGGTCTCGATAAGGAAAAAGACCCATAAGATAAGTCAAATTGGAGGGTAGCTATATTCATGAAGACTTCTCCAATTCTGACTGAAagcattttacaaaaatgcattattttgtaccatggtattattaacaaatgagcacataaaacaaaagttaaatgtcataaaaaattataattttacctGTATAATATCATGAGCATAGCTTTCCGCACGTTCCCAACTCCCAAGAATAACTTTGTTTATCTGCCAAGGAAAAGACCCTTCACAAGCTTCAGTTGCCAAAATAAACTTGCTCGGAAACATTTTGTGAGTTATGTCTAACAGCTTTGCTGGTGCCACAGAGTTCATGTACCAGTGAAATCCTATACCACTAACATATTTAGCTGCTACTGGATCTTGAAGTACCTAAAACAAGTGGTTCCAGTTATATAAACGATTTTGTAGAAGTAAGGCTTAGCTAAATACTTCTTCATTAATACAGGTAAGAGAAAACCATAAAGCTTTCAGTGTTTAGCTGAATGActgttaaacagaaaaataaagttgGTTTCATGCTGTTATAATGATAGATTGTTAAAGGGGGGAAAAAAGCCACTACAGTTTAAAATGATTGAAAcggtaaaaactaaaaacttttacaaatacatttttagttgCAATATGATAGGTATTAATGGATTTaagtaaatagaataaatatttaaatgagttTCATATCCCTTTTTAGATTAGAAAATAATAAGACAATAAAGTAGTAAAGGCAAttgtttcttaatttgaaatGGTTGAAATTAGGTTTACCTTTTCTGCCCATTTAGGGAGAAGGGGCCTCTGATCATCCATGATCATTAGTTTTAGCTTGTCAGGTCCAAATCCTGCCTTTTCTAGGGTAGGGCCAAGGTGAAATTTAATGAAATCTCGCTGAGATTCTGGTGTGAAACCAAGACATTGGAATGGGAAGTTTTCTCGAAAGCCATTAAGAGGTTCATTCTCTGCCGTGATACCCCAAAAAGTTATGTTGTATGCTGCGTATGCTTTGAAaaatctaagaaacagttaagtttaaaaaaaatgtacatactatATCAAGAGCATTGTGTGCATACATTTAAAACTTGAATTCATATGCCtttgtacattatttaaaaaaaaaaaagtgtcaattTATGACCAAATACTAGCAGGTTGGAATTGTGGTCAGTATAGATCACAAACTTTGGGAAATGAGAACTTGCCTGACAAAATAATTTGCCCAGGTTTCATAATATTTGCCTCCAACCTCTCCTTTTAATGTGCCCTTCCCTGTCATATTTTCGTTAGTTTTCATCCATGCAGGTGAACTCCAAGGACTCCCAAAGAACAGAATCTGAAAGGAGCTAATTTCCATGGCTTTCTGAATAAAGGGAATCTAAGAAATtcataagaaataaaatcaaactaaacTGACCTCTgttaatataaatagtaatatcTGTGTAAAATTATTAAAGCTGTAAGAAGCACCaacatttctaattatttgaTTTCAGTTGTAATGGTGGTTCAATTACAGTAACTTTAGtttgtaataatgtatttaatcaaGAAACACAAATAGAgaataatattcatttaaatgtttaatttgtacatttgaaaattgttCCCTCCTTCAATAAGCTGAAAATAAGTCCACATTAAAACCTCTCAATGTTTGATTATATAAGTACACAATATCCTTCACCTTGTACAAATGATCCTCTTTAGTAAGCTGAAAATAAGTCAAGTTGAAATCTCCAGGAATATCGTCATATGAATAATCATGAGTTGAGAAGTCACAGCTTGCAATAGGTACCCTTCCAATTGAATATTCAAGACCTGAAAATGGCAAAGccagttatgttgttttttttgcacatCATTTGAAATAacgattttttatttgtttgcaaaaaattatttatagaatgTCTGTTTACcgaagaaaatgtttttctgtaataaagaggtaataaataatgaaataatacaagttttatcaATAAAGTATGTCTGTTAGTGGAATGTTTACTTTcttgaataatgaaataatacaagttttatcaATAAAGTATGTCTGTTAGTGGAATGTTTACTTTcttgaataatgaaataatacaagttttatcaATAAAGTATGTCTGTTAGTGGAATGTTTACTTTCTTGCATCAGAATTACAGCTAATTCAGTTTCAACGTAGAAATTATAATCAATTTGTTGATTGATGAGTAATTCTTAAAGATTTTGTTGACAGAATGAAAATTACTCAACTGACACACATGGATTATACTGGTTACTGTTACATATGTTAGAGAATTTTAAATCATTGTTGAAAGAAATCTGATCGTTTTGTATTTTGCATTAtacttattttacatttcagtttAATTGACTAGTTTAAAGTGATAAGAAACAGTTTTATGTGCTTAATTCAACTCTCATGACATTTTAGCCTATTCTGGAGAAAGTAACTTAGTCATAAGTAACTTCAAGTGAATGATCACTACATTACGTTTCTTCACTTACTGTGTAGTCAATGTTAAGTGAAAtgttgagaaaataaataattataattggttCAAGTTTGTAGTCATGCACAACATTTAATGATTTTGGTTTCCACATGACTTATAATTTCACACATTTGTTGGTGTTCCTTCTTCAATAcatgtattgtttagtttgtaaactaaattaacaCTATTAATGTGCTTTTATTGTAGTATaaatcaagaaaaacatttattacattctATAAACAGCCACATTGTGAAATCAAACAAGTGTTAACGTATCAATGTATAATGAACTGGTATTCAAATTTGATGACAAGGAACCCACTTCGAGACTAGTAGTTAGGACTCGAATAGGAAAAGTAATGAAGAACACTTTAGTGCaagtttaaaacagtaacaaatataCATCATATACAGCAACATGTGGTTGTAATGTTGTTGTTAAAGCCATTCTCTGCTGCTACTCTATTGTTTAATCTTTTGTCCTGTAAAAAGTTGTTCAAATGCTTAAAGAAGTGGTAGTCAGTGAGTGATAGGTCCAGAAAGTAAGAGTATGTGGCAATGTTTCATAACCCAGTTCATTGAGTTTCTAGAGCATCACTACAGAAACAGACTGGACCCCTTCAATTGATTAAtgctggcaaatggaggttaagactgataggtagtgtatccccactgcaatatGAGTCCTAATTTTCAAtcacctctaaaacctagggtacattttagaATCCCACATTATTGTTTGTACCCTGGGATTTTTTAAATTAGTGCAGAgcttttctttgatagattgtttaggcagagtattcatcaTAGTGCTGAGTGTTtcgtttaatttgttttcttttgtttttcaagttataacaaactaatataattagtcagaggtttgaatttgctgtttttaatgcagtccttccttgtgattttgtttacataacttcattaaaatgtgttttattacaatgtgtttattttcactaaaatatacacacacacacacaaaaacaaaacaaaaaaaacatgaaataaaaaagccACATAAGAAAACAGTGCTTTAGGAGATTAGAAAATCTATCTTGGCACTTCACGATGCTAGATAAGGATAGAAATGTGCTGTTCAATTAAGATTGCTTTAGTAAGCTGTTAAGCAATTTGTTGTGATGTGATTTCTCGATCTtacactatatatttttttactatgtTTAGGTAAACTACTTACACCAGATGattacaaaaattactaaaatgatatatattaattactgtaataaatttGCAATAGTTATTTGTTACCAATTCAAGGCACCTCTAAATTTTATTAGGCCTAAATCTCTAATTTCATTTCATAATTACTCAGTTTTAAATAACATACCATCTACACTGTAGTAGGATGAAATAAGCATGTCCTGCATTTCTTTTGGCAGACTAACGATGTTTATCCCAGCTGCATCAGTGAAAGCTCCACCAAATCCTAGTACCTCCTGGAACTTCTGTGACTTGTTTACTACGACAACGGTCTCATATTGACCTAAATATATAGAAATGGCAAATGACATTAGGAAAGTGGATTTATCACGAAGAGAACAATAACATGTTACACATGTTCTCGTCCCGTAAATGTGACAATAATTACACAGTAAACTATTTAAGTCCTTAATTATTCATTAGCTTTTAACTGCAACCTGATGAACTACTTCTTGAGATCAAACTCTTTCAAACTAGAAACAATTCTGTGTTAGTTGTGATAatctctttaaataataaaaagctgTGTATAAATCTGTTAACTAACAAATACCAAGTTTATGCACAGGAATCTGTCATGTTACAATCAAAGTTTTAGTGATAATATCATATTGCACTTTGTAAACTTTTATCATTGCACCAGACAAAACTAGTAATAGAtgacacaaattatttttatattaacattagtgCTTGTACACAAGTAGTTAGGAATAATAACTTTCTTGAAATTACAACTGTTTCTTTGCAGATGTGATATTTAATCGTCAATATtccaaaacattgtttataatgtCAGTGTTAAATACATGTTTAGCTC is part of the Tachypleus tridentatus isolate NWPU-2018 chromosome 4, ASM421037v1, whole genome shotgun sequence genome and encodes:
- the LOC143249837 gene encoding lysosomal acid glucosylceramidase-like produces the protein MTESHCSPLFVICTTITIIIIGLSEVCTIKQEVHRPCYSRDYGHGSIVCVCNSTYCDTFRPQLKPTPAILTVYESNKEGKRFFETTMKFTYGSNLSGQYETVVVVNKSQKFQEVLGFGGAFTDAAGINIVSLPKEMQDMLISSYYSVDGLEYSIGRVPIASCDFSTHDYSYDDIPGDFNLTYFQLTKEDHLYKIPFIQKAMEISSFQILFFGSPWSSPAWMKTNENMTGKGTLKGEVGGKYYETWANYFVRFFKAYAAYNITFWGITAENEPLNGFRENFPFQCLGFTPESQRDFIKFHLGPTLEKAGFGPDKLKLMIMDDQRPLLPKWAEKVLQDPVAAKYVSGIGFHWYMNSVAPAKLLDITHKMFPSKFILATEACEGSFPWQINKVILGSWERAESYAHDIIQDLLHWSVGWVDWNLALDLGGGPNWVNNFVDSPIIVNATAKEFYKQPMYYVLGHFSKFIPRGSYRIGVSQIGSSGLEVAAFMTVNRTLVLVAVNRNANPVNLMIMDPELGHVVNTVSSHSIQTYIWHGKK